The Mangifera indica cultivar Alphonso chromosome 8, CATAS_Mindica_2.1, whole genome shotgun sequence genome has a window encoding:
- the LOC123224571 gene encoding CBS domain-containing protein CBSCBSPB1, with amino-acid sequence MASRGGSSRKSMSFSNSSVGGKKKTENGGPDTTRRMFSASRTVGLTGERTVKRLRLSKALTIPENTTVQEACRRMAARRVDALLLTDSNALLCGILTDKDIATRVIAREINLEETPVSKVMTRNPTFVLSDTLAVEALQKMVQGKFRHLPVVENGEVIALLDIAKCLYDAIARMERAAEKGKAIAAAVEGVEKHWGTSVSGPNTFIETLRERMFKPSLSTVIAEKTKIVTISPTDTVLMATKKMLELGMSSAVVIVENKPRGILTSKDILMRVIAQNLLPQSTLVEMVMTPNPECATIDTPIVDALHIMHDGKFLHLPVVDREGEVVAVVDVIHITHAAVATVGSTAGSNSEATNTVMQKFWDSAMALSPNDEDDEDRSEGSTKLASEAETGRSLPYPLLGMPSGFAFKVQDKKGRMHRFTCDSRRLTDLTTAILKRVGDDIDRNNLPQILYEDEDHDKVVMSSDTDLAAAVEHARLASLKGLKLYLDYSGSYGGGGSGSLDYAHSDAWASAFSAVAAGAALVTGLGIMAYIKRAGQ; translated from the exons ATGGCAAGCCGAGGAGGTTCTTCGAGGAAGAGTATGTCTTTTTCGAATTCTTCTGTCGGTGGGAAGAAGAAAACCGAGAATGGCGGCCCTGACACTACACGTAGAATGTTTTCAGCTTCTCGTACTGT AGGCCTAACTGGAGAACGCACAGTAAAACGCTTGCGGCTGTCAAAGGCCCTTACAATACCTGAAAATACAACTGTTCAAGAAGCTTGTCGTCGAATGGCTGCTCGTAGAGTTGATGCTTTGTTGTTAACTGACTCCAATGCATTACTCTGTGGAATTCTTACAGACAAG GATATAGCAACAAGAGTTATTGCCCGTGAGATTAATCTTGAAGAGACACCAGTATCCAAGGTTATGACTAGAAACCCAACGTTTGTTCTATCTGATACCCTTGCTGTGGAAGCCCTCCAAAAGATGGTGCAAG GAAAATTCAGACATCTGCCTGTTGTTGAAAATGGAGAGGTCATTGCTTTACTAGATATAGCAAAGTGTTTATATGATGCTATTGCTCGCATGGAAAGGGCAGCTGAAAAGGGAAAGGCTATTGCTGCAGCTGTTGAAGGTGTTGAAAAGCATTGGGGAACATCTGTATCTG GTCCTAATACATTTATTGAGACACTTCGAGAAAGGATGTTCAAGCCATCTCTATCTACAGTCATTGCTGAGAAAACAAA GATTGTAACAATTTCACCAACCGACACTGTTTTGATGGCAACAAAAAAGATGCTGGAACTTGGAATGAGCTCCGCTGTTGTAATAGTCGAAAATAAACCACGGGGTATTTTGAC ATCGAAGGATATCTTGATGCGAGTAATTGCACAAAATCTTTTGCCTCAGTCAACTCTTGTGGAGATG GTCATGACTCCTAATCCAGAATGTGCAACAATTGACACACCAATAGTAGATGCTCTGCATATCATGCATGATGGAAAATTTCTGCACCTTCCTGTAGTAGATAGAG AAGGAGAAGTGGTTGCTGTTGTTGATGTGATTCATATTACTCATGCTGCTGTGGCCACT GTGGGAAGTACTGCTGGATCAAATAGTGAAGCAACAAACACAGTGATGCAGAAGTTTTGGGACTCTGCCATGGCCTTAAGtccaaatgatgaagatgatgaagacaGAAG TGAAGGTTCCACGAAATTGGCTTCTGAAGCAGAAACAGGGAGATCTCTTCCCTATCCTTTGTTAGGGATGCCAAGTGGTTTTGCTTTCAAAGTCCAAGATAAGAAGGGCCGAATGCATAGATTTACTTGTG ATTCTCGAAGATTGACAGATCTGACGACTGCAATACTTAAGAGGGTGGGGGATGACATTGATCGCAACAACTTGCCTCAGATTCTG TATGAAGATGAAGACCATGACAAAGTTGTTATGTCATCAGACACTGATCTTGCAGCAGCAGTGGAGCATGCAAGATTAGCCAGTTTGAAG GGTTTGAAATTATATCT
- the LOC123224192 gene encoding gamma carbonic anhydrase-like 2, mitochondrial — MAALSRITRKAMTTTISPVHVIQRALSTSAAATTATEGAKTITPSADRVKWDYRGQRKIIPLGQWLPKVAVDAYVAPNVVLAGQVTVWDGASVWAGSVLRGDLNKITVGFCSNVQERCVIHAAWSSPTGLPAETSIERFVTVGAYSLLRSCTIEPECIIGQHSILMEGSLVETHSILEAGSVVPPGRRIPNGELWAGNPARFVRTLTHEETTEIPKLAVAINDLSKSHFSEFLPYSTVYLEVEKFKKNLGISI; from the exons ATGGCAGCTTTATCACGGATCACGAGGAAAGCTATGACTACTACAATCTCTCCTGTCCACGTCATCCAGCGAGCACTGTCCACGTCAGCAGCGGCAACAACCGCGACCGAGGGTGCCAAGACCATAACGCCGTCAGCGGACCGAGTGAAGTGGGACTACCGAGGACAGAGAAAGATAATTCCGTTGGGTCAGTGGCTCCCAAAGGTTGCGGTGGATGCGTACGTGGCTCCTAATGTTGTTCTTGCGGGCCAGGTCACCGTTTGGGATGGTGCCTCAGTCTGGGCTGGCTCGGTCCTACGTGGCGATCTTAACAAGATTACTGTTGGTTTTTGCTCCAATGTGCAAGAGCGCTGCGTCATTCACGCTGCTTGGTCTTCCCCTACGG GGCTGCCGGCAGAGACATCCATTGAGAGGTTTGTCACAGTTGGTGCATACAGTCTCTTGCGCTCATGCACAATTGAGCCAGAGTGCATTATTGGGCAGCACTCTATTCTAATGGAAGGTTCTTTGGTGGAGACACACTCTATCCTTGAAGCTGGGTCTGTGGTTCCCCCAGGTCGGAGAATTCCAAATGGTGAGCTCTGGGCTGGAAATCCAGCTAGGTTTGTTCGGACTTTGACCCATGAAGAAACCACGGAAATCCCTAAACTTGCTGTTGCTATTAATGATCTGAGCAAAAGTCATTTCTCAGAGTTTCTCCCATATTCAACCGTTTATTTGGAAGTTGAGAAGTTCAAGAAGAATTTGGGGATTTCTATCTAA
- the LOC123223403 gene encoding MADS-box protein SOC1-like codes for MGRGKVTLSRIENSTSRKVTFSKRKNGILKKAYELSVLCDCEVAILIFSPAGKLYQYASGDVDRTIARYRGEVSLLNPNKQRPKTVERFLKDGIEELESAHNMEERLRHLAGEDISTWGIEELKKLECQLKAGVERIRSKKSCITSEHLNFLKRMLQELPDADMNSRIWGLNAPHAFQPRMSDIELCNASWSVQDSVTSLQYLAAGDDKLALLWAYSPAQGLVAAAFPVAGHV; via the exons ATGGGGAGAGGGAAAGTTACATTGAGCAGAATTGAAAACTCAACAAGCAGGAAAGTTACTTTCTCAAAGAGGAAGAACGGGATTCTGAAGAAAGCTTATGAGCTTTCTGTTCTCTGTGATTGTGAAGTTGctattctcattttctctcctGCAGGAAAACTTTATCAATACGCTAGCGGCGA TGTGGACAGGACCATTGCGAGGTATAGGGGTGAAGTATCATTGCTTAATCCAAATAAACAACGCCCAAAGACTGTGGAG AGATTTTTGAAAGATGGGATTGAAGAATTAGAATCAGCACACAACATGGAAGAAAGACTAAG GCACTTAGCTGGAGAAGATATATCCACGTGGGGCATTGAAGAACTCAAAAAGCTTGAATGTCAGTTAAAAGCAGGCGTTGAGCGTATTCGTTCTAAGAAG AGCTGCATAACTTCAGAGCACTTGAACTTTCTGAAAAGAATG TTGCAAGAGCTGCCTGATGCCGACATGAACTCGCGCATTTGGGGATTGAATGCACCGCATGCATTTCAACCAAG AATGAGTGATATTGAATTATGCAATGCATCCTGGAGTGTTCAAGATTCAGTCACTTCACTGCAGTACTTGGCAGCTGGTGATGACAAACTTGCTTTACTTTGGGCTTATTCCC CAGCTCAAGGGCTAGTAGCTGCGGCTTTTCCTGTTGCTGGACATGTATAA
- the LOC123223038 gene encoding uncharacterized protein LOC123223038, producing the protein MADWGPVLIAVVLFVLLSPGLLFQIPGSGKNRVIEFGNMHTSGASILVHTVIYFGLITIFLIVINVHVYTD; encoded by the coding sequence ATGGCAGATTGGGGTCCTGTTTTAATAGCAGTGGTGCTGTTTGTGCTGTTGAGTCCTGGGCTTTTGTTTCAGATTCCTGGGAGTGGCAAAAACAGAGTTATTGAGTTTGGCAACATGCATACCAGTGGTGCATCTATTCTTGTTCACACAGTTATCTACTTTGGCTTAATCACCATATTCCTTATTGTCATTAATGTTCATGTCTATACTGACTAG